The nucleotide sequence AGTATTCCATCTCCTGCCTTTTAATCACGAAGAACTCATGCCGGAAAACGTTATAGCATCCATCCGCGATTATATATGTGACGTCAGAGCCAATGGCCTGACAATGCGCGTCGCAATGTATGGAGGAGATCGAGACGGTGATTTCTCAGTGGGCACGGCAGAGGCGCTGGGGCGTTTATTCGAGAATGAAGGAATCCCCGTGGAATTCAATGAAACATGCGCGAATCGCATTTCAGACGGGCTGCTCGGTGCCGTCATTCTAAATGACAATTCAACCCAGTTCATAAAGCATTTGGTTGCTGCCTGACATAAATTCACTGACTAGATATCTTTTTGCGAAAATAGTTTGATGGATTTTTCAGAGACGACTACTTGGCGATGGCCACTTGGGCCAGCACGCTGGCATCGGCCTGGCCGCGCTCGATGATCATGGTCGCCAGCTGCGCTCCACTGCGGCGATGTCGGCGGCCAGGGTCTGCTCGAACAGCTGGCGCGGGTCCGGATCCATGCGTTTGGTGCGCGCTGCGAACTGCAGACGCTTGAGGCGGGCGATCTCGGCGGTCAGCGCCGCGTTCTGGGTCTCGCGCAACTGGATGGCGCGGGTCCAGGGCCTGGATGCGGGCGTCGCGGGCGTCTAGCTGAGCAGATTGGTGGGCGATGGTCTGCAGTGCCTGGTCGCGCTCGTCGAACGAGGCGTCGCGCTCATCGCACCATGCGCAGCCAGTGCCGCATCGCGCTGGGACTGCATCGCCAGCAGCGGCGCACGCAGCGCCGACGGGTCGTCGATGGCAGCGGTAGCGCGTCGATCCATGCCGTCAGCATGCCACTGTTACAGCGCCTTGGCACCTGCCATCGGCGGGATAGACAGCCGCTGCAAGTCCACGCCCGCGCACAGTCAGGCAAACTGCCCCCGGGCGGTCGCAGCACAGCAGCTTGATCCGCGTGGCAGCGCGATTGGCGAACACGTAGGCCTCGCCCTCTGCCGGGGTCCGATGCATCGCCGTTTGCGCCGCCAGCAGCAGCCGGTCGATGCCGCAGCGCAGGTCCGTGGGCGCGGTGACCAGCCACCAGCGCTGCAGGCTCAGCATGCGCCCAGCGCACGCAGTAGCCCGACCAGCCACGCCGGATCGACCTGCACCAGCGCAGCCGCATCCCGCCGGCCAGGTGCAACTGCACGGTGGCAGCCGAATCAGGCGCCGCAACCGGCTGCACGCGCAGCGGCAACTCCCCGGCGAGCGCCACGGGGCCTTTGGCCAGCCTGCGCCGCCAATACCCGAAACTGGCCAGCGACAGCCCCTGCTCACGACACCACGCCGCCTGGCTCAGCCCATTGACGCGCCACGCTTGCACATGCTCCGCCCACTGTTCGCTCTTGCTGTGCATCCAAAATCTCCGTTTGGAAAGAGCGGCTATGCAAGCGGTAGCCATGAGACTGAACTGGCGTGGCGGTGTTGTTCTGTTGCCCCAAAATACCCGCTAACTCACTGATGCAATGGGTGAAATGCAATTATGTGAGCTATTTTTACACGTATGTCGGCTGAACCCCAACGAGGCGCTGACCGCCAAGAACCACGACCTGATGCAGCTCAACCGGGAAAACGGCCAGTGGCTGGAACGCCAGACCCGCCTGGAGCGGGAACTGGCGCAGGCACGCCAGCGGGCCGACGCCCAGCAACGCGAGCGCGATTCGCTGCGCCTGGCGGCCGCCGAGCACCAAGCCCTGCAGGTGCGCTGGACCGGCGGTGTCCACGCGCTGGAAAGCGTGCGCACCGAACTGTCGGCGGCGCGGACCGAACTGGTCGAAGAGCGCCAGCACCGGGAACACGCCGAAGCGGACACCGTGCGGGCCACGGTGCGCCTGAGCACGCTGGAACAACTCCTGGCGCAGCTGCGGCCAGCGCACTCCGTTGGCGAACTCGAAAACGCCATCGCAGCCGGTGCAATGCCGGCAGGCAAATGATCAGCCGCTTGGCGAAGGCTCGGGAATCCTCCGCGTCAGTGCCTTCGTCGTCCCAGCCAGGATTTCGGTGAGGCGGAGCGAATCGGCGCGCTCCCCGCCAGACTTGCTTCTACAGTCACTGCAGGAGATCAAGATGGGGCTATGCAGTTCAAAGCCGAGCGTGGTGGGTTCACCCGTAGCGGGTTCACCTGAGCATTATTTAACCCACACCGCAGAGCAGACCACGCCCTCTACGCCTTCATCCCCCGAGGCGCCCATGTCACCCAGCCTGCATGGCTTGGTGGCACTCGGCTCTTCGGGAACGAGACGGGGTCGCTTCCGGCAGCCACCCCTACAGCCGCACGAAGTTCAGCAGGCGGCCTACCAGCTTGGTATGCGACTCAGCGGCAGACCCATCGAAGACGCGAGCGACCGTCAACGCCTTGCCGACGCGACAGAGACGGTACACGAGACACGACTCGCCTTGCACCGTGGACGAGGCAATGTCGATAGCGATCTGCGGCTCAGCAACGGACGGAGCGCCACCTACAGCTCCCTGTCTTACTGTCTCGGTGAAAATGACGAAAATTTACTGGCGGGCAGCGCGCTGGCTGCCGGGGCAGGCAACTGTGATCACAATGCAGCGATTAACGCACGTCGGCATGCGGTTCGCATGGAGGATGGCGGGCAGATGATGAATGTACGCGACTATGAGCAGACCCACCTCTATGCGCTGTACCAGCCACCAAGCTCGGCAGAGGCGGAAGAATCACCTGTAGTCCTCGACTCGTGGGGCGACGGTCCGGCCGTTCTACTAAGGGATTCGCACTGGGCCGAAACGTACGGAACATCCACCAACGTAATTGAACGCTTCGACAAGCGCGATGCAATCGACGCGCTTGCCAGGACAACCGCATTCAGAGCCGAGATCGAGGATCCGCAAACTGATCTCCATGCGAATGCGCGCGACCTGGAGACAGCATTTCTAGCCAACCCCGCACCCGGCGATATCTTTTCCGCGATGCCTGTCATCGCGCCCGAGCTGGCCCAGAGCACGCGTCAACGGCTGCAAGAGTACTCACCGCGGACGCGTCAAGCTCTAGCCGCCGATGCTGCGCGGCAGGCCTATGGACTGGATAACGCACAGCCCATCTCGCCGCGCACAACTGCTGCGATCCTTGAAGATGCAGAGCGCCTGGATGCCTTGGGTCGCCCTCCCTTGAGTTGGTGACGATGGATCAAGCCGGATGAGCGTCGGCACGTCCATCACTCCACCGGAGCGCGCTTGGGCGCGCCATGCGCGGTGCCATAGGTCGGGCCTGACACGTCGCCAACGTGTAGCGCGAGGTGGACGCCGAATTGCGGCTCTCCGTGTTGACCTGGTGACGCACGTGCAGCAGTAGCCCGGCATGAGGGTCGGCAGGGCGTCATTAGAATCCTTTTCTGACAGGGAGTTAGCTCACTTGTGTGGCTGTGTTTTACACGAATCCCTGCCGACTCTCGAACTGGCGTTGGCGGTGTAGTTCTGTTGCCCCAAAATATCCGCTAACTCACTGATGCAATGGATGAAATCCTATCTTGTGAGCTATTTTTACACGTATGTCGGCTGAACCCCAAGGCGGGCCGCCTTGAACGGCCCGTTTCCGTTTGCCCGCAGATCATGATAAAAATAGCGCGACCCAGGAGGCCCCACTATGCCTGCCCCACTCTCCCGTGAAGCCAACGGCACCGAGCGCATCACTGTCGTGATGACCCCGGCACAGAAGCGCGCGCTTCAACAGCGCGCCCGGCATGCTGGGCTGACAATCAGCGACTACATCCGGCGCCAGGCGCTGGACAGCGAGGATCTCGGGCCGCTGCTGGAGCAACTGCGTGCCTCCACGGTACAGGCCAATCGGGCGCTAGACAGCCTGTTCACGCGCCTGCAAACGCACGCCCAGGACCTGAATATCGCAGAGGCGGCAGCACGTGCCAGCGCCCGGCGGGCGAATGCATCATGACCAGCTTGACCGACGTGATGAAGGCGCTTCGAGAGGTCATCGTGATGAATGAGCGCGTCACGACCCTAGCTGGCCTCGTGGACAAGCTTGCGGCCGAAAGCATCGAAACACGTGAACGCCTGGTGCGCGTTGAAACCATCCTGGAACTGGCATTCAAGTCTCCCTCTGCCAACAGGGGAGCGCTATTGCCTGGTCCAGACTAATTGGACAGTGGGAACGTCTTTGCCTAATGAAATTTACGATATGCGGGGTCGCACCGAGAACCGATACTTGAGGTGATTTTGACAGTGCGTGCCGCCTGAAAGCGTGCGAAAACCAAGCTTTCAGACGGCCGAATACGAAAAAACCGCCTTTGGCGAGGCGGTTTTTTCACAACAGGTGCTGGCGGAACCACCAGCAGATTCGGATCTGGCTGACTCGAATCCTACCTCCGCCGGCTACGCCGTGCAAGAGGGAAGGATGACCAGGCGAACATGCCCGACACCCTGCCCCGCCGCCTCTAGGCGCGGGGCATGGCAGACCTAAAGACCGCCCCCACCGATCGCCAGGGCCAGGCGCATAAGCGCGTCCGATGGCGCCGGCCGGCTGGCGGCAAGCGCCGGCCTGGTGTACTCGACGCGACCCGTGCGGAACTGGTGCGCGGCTTGGAACAGCGCCAGGGTTCAATCTGGACGCGGATCCGCCGCGTTGTGATCGTGGCCGGCTATCCCATCGCCCGCGCCCTAGAGCGCGTCCGAGCGCTCCGCGCAGACGGCGCGGAATCCCTGCTGGCCCTGACGGTCGCCCTGCTCTACTTGACCGACGTGCGTACCGGTTTCGTCGGCAAGCCTCGCGCGGGCGGTGGACGTTGGGAGCGCTACACCCTTGCCGACCTCGCCCAGCTTGCCTATGGCGCGCAGGGCGAGGCCGAGTTACGCCGTGCCAGGCGGGCGCTGGACATGATGGTGAGCCTGGGCTGGGCCTATCCGACCAAGCAGGTGCGCCGGCACTCCAAAGACGAGGTTGGCCAGGATCTATGGCGCAGCGAGGCGGCCGTGCGCCGGCTGAATTTGCAGCGGTTGTGCGCCATGGCTGGCACCAGCTGGCTACTCAAGCGCGACCGCATGCACGCGGACCAGGTGCGCGGTGAGGGAACCGCCTCGTTTGAAGAGGCCCGCCAACGCCGCCAGAAGCCGCAGGAGCCACGCAGCGGCCGAAGCGCGGGCGTTCCTATACTGCCTGGACATGCTCAACCTGCTCGACCAGGACGATGTGACGAACTGGTACGCCTACATCGCCGGCGAATGCGCGAGCCCGGCATAACCGCATGGACACCCCTACCACCGACCGATTGCAAGAGCTCGCGCGCCGGCTCGCCGCCGTCGCCGAGCTCATCGCCGAGCCCGCCGTCGCCGCCCAACTCGGCGCAGGCTACGCGCTGGAACTCAGCTACGCGCTCGCCACGTTCCGGCAACGTTTCCCCGATCGCTGGCCAGGCGCGCAAACGCGCCTGCTGTGAAGGACATGCAGCCATGACCGACACCAACGATTCCCCGTTCGTGCGCCATCGCGACAAGATCATGGGCTACGGCGGTTCCGCCCGCTTCCTGCAAGACACGGTGTTATCGCTATGGGGCGGGTCGAACCGTCCGATTCGATTGTCGTGCCTGTCCGTGCTCGAACCGGCGGCGGCCCGGGCGTTCCTCGAGATGGCCGCGCGCTGCGCGATCGTCGGCACCGACGACGACGCTCTCGCGCCGATGGCGGTCGAAATCCTCGCGCGTCGCTATCCAGAGGATGCGCAGGCTCGCCTGGATTACCCGGAGCCGCGTGCATGAAGGCAACGATGGCCCGCGAGAACGACAGCATCCGCATCGACGGCGCCACGGTCGCCGTCGTGCTCTATCCGGTTTCCGACGGCCGCGTGGGCGTGCAAGCCGTGGCATACCCAGCCGCCACCGGCTACGACCGCGCCTGCCGGCTCGGCGCCGCCGAAGGCTTGCCGTACATGAGCCGTGGCGACATCACGCTCGCCGGCGACCGGCTGGTGTGCATGGCCAGCGCCGCGACGGGAACCCTCGCTGACCGCTATCGCGAAGGATTCGCCTTCGACCTTGACCCGGGCATGGCCGAGTTCGTGACGGCGGCGATCCCGAGGATCTTCCGGGTCGCCGAAATTGCCGCCGAGCTCGTCCACCAGACGCGCCAGGTGCGTAGGCGAGAGCCGCATCTCAACGAAGTCCAATCGATCACCGCGGCCGTTGCGGCCGCCGTGCTCGACGGCCACGACTTTGCCGCATGGCTCCGCGTCGAGCTCGAGCTCATGCACAACCCGACCGACCCCGACGACCGAAAAGGCGAAGCCCGCCTAAGCCATCCTGGCCAGCGGGCTTCTGAGAGAGCGACCGGAGCCGCCTCGCCCATTCTACCTTTTTCGACGGCAGAGCACGCCGCAAAAGGCTGCGCCACAAACGCTATGGGCGATCTTTGCACACCCTACCCATATATTGCGGATCGTGTACACTCTCCGCAGTCTGGATGTACGTAGCAATTACAGACAGTTGCAGGGAACAAAACACCGAACCCTGAAAAAGTTAAACCCCCAAGTGTTACCAGCACTTGAGGGTTTGGAACCGGGAAGAAGGAAAGCACTCGACGCCGGCACACTCGAATTGTGGCGTCCAGTATAGCGGTCCTTTTTCGCGGCGGTCAACTACTGC is from Xanthomonas theicola and encodes:
- the xopE gene encoding XopE/AvrPphe family type III secretion system effector — translated: MGLCSSKPSVVGSPVAGSPEHYLTHTAEQTTPSTPSSPEAPMSPSLHGLVALGSSGTRRGRFRQPPLQPHEVQQAAYQLGMRLSGRPIEDASDRQRLADATETVHETRLALHRGRGNVDSDLRLSNGRSATYSSLSYCLGENDENLLAGSALAAGAGNCDHNAAINARRHAVRMEDGGQMMNVRDYEQTHLYALYQPPSSAEAEESPVVLDSWGDGPAVLLRDSHWAETYGTSTNVIERFDKRDAIDALARTTAFRAEIEDPQTDLHANARDLETAFLANPAPGDIFSAMPVIAPELAQSTRQRLQEYSPRTRQALAADAARQAYGLDNAQPISPRTTAAILEDAERLDALGRPPLSW
- a CDS encoding plasmid mobilization protein — encoded protein: MPAPLSREANGTERITVVMTPAQKRALQQRARHAGLTISDYIRRQALDSEDLGPLLEQLRASTVQANRALDSLFTRLQTHAQDLNIAEAAARASARRANAS
- the tnpB gene encoding IS66 family insertion sequence element accessory protein TnpB (TnpB, as the term is used for proteins encoded by IS66 family insertion elements, is considered an accessory protein, since TnpC, encoded by a neighboring gene, is a DDE family transposase.) — protein: MLSLQRWWLVTAPTDLRCGIDRLLLAAQTAMHRTPAEGEAYVFANRAATRIKLLCCDRPGAVCLTVRGRGLAAAVYPADGRCQGAVTVAC
- a CDS encoding transposase, coding for MRETQNAALTAEIARLKRLQFAARTKRMDPDPRQLFEQTLAADIAAVERSWRP